The Zhihengliuella sp. ISTPL4 genomic interval GACGGCCCCCGTCCCGCCGCCCGCGGAGGTCTTCGCGGCCGCGAAGACGCTCGGCATGGGCACGGTGATCGACCCCTACACCGAGCCCGCGCGCTGGGAACAGGTCGATCAGATCGTCGAGACCGCCCGGCTGCTCAACGAGGCGGCGGAGATCGGTGCCGAGGCCGGTGTCCGCGTCGGCTACCACAATCACGCGCACGAGCTGGAGGCGGTGTTCGACGGTGTGACCGGGCTGGAGATCCTCGCGGCGCACCTCGACGAGCGCGTCGTTCTGGAGGTGGACCTGTACTGGGTCGCCCGGGGCGGCGTCGACCCGGTGGCCCTCGTGGAGCGTCTCGGCGAGCGCGTCATCGCGGTGCATGCGAAGGACGGGACGCTCGACCCCGCGCTGCTGGACGCGTACCCGCCGGCGGATCAGGTGTCCGCCGGTGAGGGAACGGTGCCGCTGCGGGAGGCGATGGCCGCCGCGCCCGCGCTCGAACTCGCCATCGTGGAGTTCGACCACTACGACGGCGATCTGTTCGACGCCATCGAGCGCAGCCGGGCCTTCCTCGACGCCGAGGCGGCGCGCTGATGGTGCGCGGGGGTGGAGTCGTCGGCGTCGGCCTCATCGGCGCGGGGAACATCAGCGACCAGTATCTGCAGAACCTCACGCGCTTCCCGGACGTGGAGGTGCGGGCGATCGGCGACCTCGTCGAGGAACGGGCACGCGCGCAGGCCGCGACGTACGGCGTGCCGCGGGCCGGCGGTGTCGAGGCCGTGCTCGATGATCCCGACATCGACATCGTCGTGAACCTCACGATCCCCGCCGCGCACGTCGCCGTGTCGGAGGCGATCGTCGCCGCAGGGAAGCACGTGTGGACGGAGAAGCCGCTCGGCGTGGACCGCGAGGAGGCGCGACGCCTGCTGGAGACGGCGGCCGCGGCCGGACTCCGGGTCGGCGTCGCGCCCGACACGGTCCTCGGTCCCGGTGTGCAGACCGCGAAGCGCGCCATCGCCCGCGGCGACATCGGCCGCCCGCTGTTCGGGCAGACGACCTTCCAGTGGCAGGGGCCGGAGATCTTCCACCCCAACC includes:
- a CDS encoding sugar phosphate isomerase/epimerase family protein; its protein translation is MTIQTSLQLFTIREQLEADLEGTLAAVAARGFTAVEPYDFVRRAEAMAAAVAAAGLTAPSGHAFLASPTFVRPDGSGTTAPVPPPAEVFAAAKTLGMGTVIDPYTEPARWEQVDQIVETARLLNEAAEIGAEAGVRVGYHNHAHELEAVFDGVTGLEILAAHLDERVVLEVDLYWVARGGVDPVALVERLGERVIAVHAKDGTLDPALLDAYPPADQVSAGEGTVPLREAMAAAPALELAIVEFDHYDGDLFDAIERSRAFLDAEAAR